Below is a window of Bacillota bacterium DNA.
GGGGCCGCTTCCTCGGTCCCCTCGGGCGCGCCGGCGGCGACCCAGGCCTCCACCAGCGCCAGCGCCTCCGCCTCGCGCGCCGTCCAGGCCTCGCCCCGCAGCACCGGGGCCATGCGCGGCCAGAGCCGGACCGGCAGGGGGTCGTGCAGGTCCGCCAGCAGCTCCGCCATGCCGCCGGCCGACCAGTCGTCGCGGGCGCGGAGCAGCTCCACCAGGCGGTCGTAGCGGACGCTGCCCCGCACCCAGGAGGGCCGCCCCAGGCCGTCCCCCTCCCCCCCCTCCAGCACGGGCTGGCCGGCCACCGCGATCCAGGCCGCCTGCGGATCCTCCACCGCCGGTACCGACTCCCGCGGCGACGGGCCGCCCGGTCCCAGCAGCCGGTAGAGGATGTGGTCCGCGCGGTCGGCCGCCACCAGGTGGAGGGGGCCGGGGGGCGCCTCGGCCAGGAAGTCCGCCAGCTGCCGGGCGCTCTCGGCGCGCAGGCCGCGGAGAAGGCCGGCCAGGCGATCCCTCGGTGCCAGCCCCGGCCACTCCAGGCAGAGGGGGCCCAGGTAGCGGCTCAGCGCGTCGTCCAGAGCCACCGCCGCGGTCCCGGGGGCCGCCCTCCCGAGCCGCAGGTGCGCGCCGCCCGGCCCCGCGGGCACCGCCAGCCAGGCGACGGCCGGGTTGCGCCCGGCCCAGAGGCCGGGCAGTCCGGCGAGGGCGACGCCGGCGGCGTTGATGCGGCCGTCCAGGCTGACCAGGTGGACGGGGTGGAGGAGCGGCGGCAGCCGCAGCGGCAGCTCCAGGCTGCCGGCCAGGAGCGGCCGCCCCCCCTGGGCGCGCCGCCCCGCCACGGCCCAGGCCACGCCGCCGCGGCTCCCCGGCCAGCCCGTGCCCGTGCGCAGGAGGAGATCGGCCAGGTCGAGCGCCGCCTCCAGCGTCTCGCCGCGCTCGGCCAGCCGGGTGGAGAGCTCGACCAGCTCGCCGTAGATCTGCCCTCCCTCCAGCCACCAGGCGAAGAGCCGCTCGACGGCCAGCGAGTCCTCCACGCTCCAGGGCCGGAAGAGGCCGGGCCCCGACAGGCGGAGGCCCGGCCCGGCGCTGCCGGCGGCGAGGGCGGCGTTGACGCCGTCGGCGTAGGCCTCCAGGGCCAGGCGGCTCTCCGGGCCGAGGCGCGCGGCCGACTCGCGCGCCACCCGGCGGAGGTCGAGGGTGCGCATCCAGCGGTCGAGCGGCCGCGCCGCCGGGCCGTCGAGCTCGGCCAGGCGCCCGTCGACCCAGCGCCGCAGCCGCTCCAGCTGCCAGAGCCGGTCCTGGGCGGTGCAGTAGCCCTGGGTGAAGAAGAGGTCCCAGTCGGTGCGCGCGATGACGTGCGCCCAGCCGCGGGCGTCGCGCGCGATCTCTGCCTCGGAGTCGAGGCCGGGCAGGCTCCGGTTCATGCCGGCGCGGCGCAGCCAGCGCTCGGTGGCCGCCACCAGCAGCCCGGCGGCCCCCGCCGTCACCCATCGCGACAGCCCGCGTGCCTCCCCCATCGCCACCGCCTCGCCCGCCCGTCCGTTCCTATTCTTGCGCCCGGTTCCGGAAGGGAGGCAGGTCGCGGAGGACCGGCTTCCTCTCGGGGTGGTGGAAGGCCCGGACCCTCCGAACCGTGCCCGTCCAGGCCCGCATCACCAGCGTCTCCGTCTCCGCGCCCTGGCGGGTGAAGCGGACGCCGCGCAGGAGGCTGCCCGGCGTGATGCCGGTGGCGCTGAAGATGACGTCGTCGCCGCGCACCAGCTCGCGCATGGTCAGCACCTGGCGGGGGTCGCCGAGACCCATGGCGACGCAGCGCTCCCTCTCCTCCTCGCTCTGGGGCAGGAGGCGCGCCTGCATCTCGCCCCCCAGGCAGCGCAGGGCGGCGGCCGCCAGCACGCCCTCCGGCGCGCCGCCGGTGCCCAGCATCAGGTCGACGCCGCTTTCGGGCAGCGCCGTCGCCAGCGCAGCCGCCACGTCGCCGTCGGGGATGAAGCGGATGCGGGCGCCGATCCGCCGCAGCTCGCGCACGATCCCCTCGTGGCGGGGCCGGTCGAGGAGGATGACCGTCACCTGCGAGACGTCCTTGCCGAGGGCCTTGGCCACCCTGCGCACGTTCTCCGCCGGCGGCGCGTCCAGCTCCACGCGGCCCGCCGCCTCCGGGCCGACGGCGATCTTCTCCATGTACATGTCCGGCGCGTGAAGCAGCGTCCCCCGCGGGGCCACGGCCACCACCGCCACGGCGTCCGGAAGGCCGCGGGCGACCAGGTTGGTCCCCTCCACCGGGTCGACGGCCACGTCGACGGCCGGCCCGCGCCCGGTGCCCAGCCGCTCGCCGATGTAGAGCATGGGCGCCTCGTCCATCTCGCCCTCGCCGATGACCACCGTCCCGTCGATGTCCACGGTGTCGAAGAGGGCGCGCATGGCCTCCACCGCGGCGCCGTCGACCGCCTCCTTCTCGCCGCGGCCCATCCAGGGGGCGGCCGCCAGCGCGGCGCCCTCGGTCACCCGCACGAACTCCAGCGCCAGCTCCCGCTCCAGGGGCAAAGGGAGATCGCCGTCCTCTCTCGAATCTCGCCAACCATATCCGACCCGGCCGGCGACCCGCCCGGCGAGAGCCGCGGTCGCGACGCCGCCGGTCGCCTCCGACGGGGGGTTGCCGCTTGCCCGGCCCCGCTCCGGCCTCCACGCGCCCGCCCGAGCCCGCGGCGGCGGCCGCTCCCACCCTGGCGCTCCTGGTGGGTGTGGCGGCCATCTCCTCCGCCGCCATCCTGACCCGGGCCTCGGCCTCCGACCCGCTCCTGGTGGCGCTCTGGCGCCTCCTGCTGGCGGCGCTCCTGCTCCTCCCGGCCGCCCTCCTCCGCCACGGCGCCGGCGCCCTGCGGCTCGGCCGGCAGGCGCTGCCCACCCTGGCCTCGGGGTTGGCGCTGGCCGTTCATTTCGCCGCCTGGAACCAGTCGCTCCTGCTGACGAGCGTGGCCAGCTCGGTGACGCTGGTCACCATCCATCCCGTCTTCATCCTGTTCTGGGACCGCTGGCGGCTGCGCCGCCCGGCGCCCGCCACCGCCTGGTGGGGGAGCGCCCTGGCGGTGGCCGGAAGCGGCCTGGTGGGCGGCGCCGACTGGGGCTTCTCGCCCCGGGCGCTCGAGGGCGACCTGCTGGCCGTGGCCGGGGCGCTGGCCATGGCCGCCTACCTGCTCCTGGGCCGGCGCGTCCGCGGGGAGACCGAGACGCTGCCCTACTCG
It encodes the following:
- a CDS encoding penicillin acylase family protein produces the protein MAMGEARGLSRWVTAGAAGLLVAATERWLRRAGMNRSLPGLDSEAEIARDARGWAHVIARTDWDLFFTQGYCTAQDRLWQLERLRRWVDGRLAELDGPAARPLDRWMRTLDLRRVARESAARLGPESRLALEAYADGVNAALAAGSAGPGLRLSGPGLFRPWSVEDSLAVERLFAWWLEGGQIYGELVELSTRLAERGETLEAALDLADLLLRTGTGWPGSRGGVAWAVAGRRAQGGRPLLAGSLELPLRLPPLLHPVHLVSLDGRINAAGVALAGLPGLWAGRNPAVAWLAVPAGPGGAHLRLGRAAPGTAAVALDDALSRYLGPLCLEWPGLAPRDRLAGLLRGLRAESARQLADFLAEAPPGPLHLVAADRADHILYRLLGPGGPSPRESVPAVEDPQAAWIAVAGQPVLEGGEGDGLGRPSWVRGSVRYDRLVELLRARDDWSAGGMAELLADLHDPLPVRLWPRMAPVLRGEAWTAREAEALALVEAWVAAGAPEGTEEAAPALWHLLLCELAAALDGGRLPERLRLHRLRALAAPAGAARLLVGSPESLAELPAAFRRAVAWLERRQGPEPGRWRWGRLHVLQPPERAEEFPVRPARAPRGPQALPGSETTLQATVADPARPFLVTAGAVWSMVADLGAADHLEGRLLGGAGGGPGGVRLDEGLREGAGAVLHRFELDPVRVASRRGTVRQILRPRARGGR
- the glpX gene encoding class II fructose-bisphosphatase — encoded protein: MERELALEFVRVTEGAALAAAPWMGRGEKEAVDGAAVEAMRALFDTVDIDGTVVIGEGEMDEAPMLYIGERLGTGRGPAVDVAVDPVEGTNLVARGLPDAVAVVAVAPRGTLLHAPDMYMEKIAVGPEAAGRVELDAPPAENVRRVAKALGKDVSQVTVILLDRPRHEGIVRELRRIGARIRFIPDGDVAAALATALPESGVDLMLGTGGAPEGVLAAAALRCLGGEMQARLLPQSEEERERCVAMGLGDPRQVLTMRELVRGDDVIFSATGITPGSLLRGVRFTRQGAETETLVMRAWTGTVRRVRAFHHPERKPVLRDLPPFRNRAQE
- a CDS encoding DMT family transporter, with product MPGPAPASTRPPEPAAAAAPTLALLVGVAAISSAAILTRASASDPLLVALWRLLLAALLLLPAALLRHGAGALRLGRQALPTLASGLALAVHFAAWNQSLLLTSVASSVTLVTIHPVFILFWDRWRLRRPAPATAWWGSALAVAGSGLVGGADWGFSPRALEGDLLAVAGALAMAAYLLLGRRVRGETETLPYSVVVYLTASALLAGWLALSGRPLLPAGGREWALMAGLAVGPTIFGHTLFSWALGWLPAQLVSVSILGEPVGAGLLAWLLLGERPSVGAVAGDLMILTGIALSLRLPPAARRLHADGRTGGAAASGAEAASRPRPLGHQRQG